The Montipora foliosa isolate CH-2021 chromosome 1, ASM3666993v2, whole genome shotgun sequence DNA segment GTTATGTGGTGTCCAAGCTCGTTTTGAGGTGCTCAAAAAGTGCCAAACCCACTCAGACGTAGACTGGTTTAGTTATTAGTAAGTCAATTTTATTCGTTCTGAACTAGAAGCAGTGCAAGCCATTCCGCTCAGTGTGAACTTACAGATAATTTCCTGTGATCTGCAGATAGCTTTAAAGAAAGTTTTCTACTTTTAAGTTAACCTGTCAAGCCATGACAATTGTGAAAAGCCGTAAGCGGAATAACCAGCTTGAGCGTCGTTTTTAAAGCTATTCCAAGCGCATAGTTTTCGTGGTAGTCACCAGTATTACTTTGACTTGAAGAAAAACTCTAATTTCACCTAGACTCGTGTTCAAAAGGAGGCCAAACTCAATTGCCACGAGAAAATGGAGGAAAGTTTATTTGTAAGGAAAGATAATCTAATTAAAAGATAAAGACCTAGTGGATGTATTGCATTTCACTTTCGTATTTCTCTGTTGCTTTGAAGTGAAATTCCTATTGCAAAATTGTCATCGACACTATTCGGTCACGTGACCAGGTTGCCATATTGGTTTActgaaacgaaaggagagaatAGACGAAAAATTCCCACAAGAAGATCTTTCGCAATTCGAGCTGTGGTGAATTCACACTTTGCAAAGCCTTTCTCTTCCATTTTCCAGCTGTTTCGCCTGCGGGGCGTGTTCCATCAGAAGGGTCGGGACGAGCAAAATTTTGGCGAGGGCGATAAAACATGGTCAGCTTTCTCTAGAGGTTTGGTAACCgctattttctcctttttaaacttgtttcttagccggagttaatacacgtttacaccGGCATTCGgcagaaaaaatatattgacttaaattattttaaaaaaatgctctGGCAGTTAGCAAtgcggtagtctagtggttaagtgaaagggatattaatcgaacattcccaggtttgAGCCCAGCGAGTTTGGGAATTGGGgttcggattttaaaaatagatattcatttccaataatccctatcaagcgctaagcgtcctaagttgacgataatagtcaatttaTAAAAACTTAGGAATTGTCGACAACAGTCATTTCAGAAGAAGAGGATGGGTTGCCTCTCGACCCATCGAGAGCCTGGAATGGGATAGAAGTAAAGGGTACCCAACGAGCTAATTAAGCCAAAAGTCTTTGAGAGACAGTTCTAAGCTCCTTCTAATGTATAAAGCCTTTCTAAAGagacgtttttgttttgtttgtttcagtGTTCGAAAATCTTTGCGAGAATGGTATCTTCATTTCAAATTGCTAGCTAAACGTAGCCCTCTAAGAACTTCCCAGCGAACCATTTCCAGCATTTgttcatccgaaactgctaggctTGACCTTTCTAAGTaccaaaatggaaaaaaatatccCTACCGAAAACGTAAGAGACTACTTTTCCCTAGTTAGGTGACGTTTTAATAAAGAATTCTACGGccgtttggcaacgtagaaccgaactTCCGAGTAAGAACCGTTTGACTCTGCCAAACACAtgtttcaccgaagattattgTTGGGTGCCGCTGAGAAGGCTGTGTCGAAAAGTAGGACAGGACGCGGGGAcaggggacgtggggactccgTGGCGTAAGGAACTTGGACGCGGGGAGGCGGGCAGGCGGGGACGTGAGGAcgcatttttaccatttgtttaatTCATCACCATATTGCACAAAATCCTCGTCTGTTGTACCCCGGTTTTAACTTCCTCGTTTGTACGATGTGAAACACAGGTGAAGTAAATATATATAGTAAGTATAGTTTATTACTCGTCTTCataaaaaggtgactttcattgTACTACTATCAAGTTACGCAGTGGAGCAATTTAGGTAAAAAGGAggggacaatttttttttgcattaagtcCTTATTTGACATAGGCAACATGAACGAAACTTTGGTACGACCATTTCtcagatcattttacaattcctCAAGTATATCGAGGCTTGAACATTTAGAAGTACTTCCACTTTCTGCATCCTaaccttttcatttttaattatgcATTTCATTCGTAGTTGTCTGTGTCACGTCACATTTCTTGACTGAAGACGTCTTAACGCTTGTTTTTGGTACTGGGGGAACGTTTACCCTAAAAAATTCCGATAACGTTTTGCTTAAAATTGCTTAAAACTAGCGTGGAATGACCTTTATAACTTACGTTCTAAAacgttatttatttactgattaCTTTAAAAAGGTATATTCGACTCTGAGCTCTAGCCCATTCTCTTATTAACACCGTTCGGCCGCAGTGTGTTCAGCCGACATTGCCAAAATATTTCTCTGCCTCGGAGTATTTCTTTTTTCCGTTCAATTGTCATGTTACTGCGTTTAATTTGTTCAATGATCGTAATTGTGACGTTTTGCTAAAGTCGTGAGATCTGCTGTTGTGGAGAAAGTGTTCTGATAGTTCACAGCTATTGATTCCTTTCTTAATATGGTTCCTGTGATTATTAAAGCGCAGGTTAAAAGCTGTCTCGCTCTTCCCTACATATTGTAATCTGCAAATTTGACACTCAATGATATAAATTACAAAGGTTGATTGACAATTAACTGTATGGAATATGTCAAACACCTTGTCATCCCGGcaatatgaccatttcccataatccatatcaagttTTTAGTCTtctaaattcacgataatagtgaattcacaTCAAGTTACGTGAATTCAAGGTTCTGTTCATATATAATGGAGCTCCGCAGCGCCTTGATAACGCTCATGTGTGGAGCTCCGTGGTTGGGAAAATATGGTGACCCATCGATGAGAGAAATTTGGgtttttgatgatgacgtcatctTACgaccgtacgtccgtacgttcAACTTTTCATGCAAGCCAATGACCGAAATGTCGCAATGCTGGAACCTGCGCTTTTTCGACTGGAAGGCGCATGGCGAGCGTACGGCATTTGCGTTTTAGCAACACAAGCAAGAATTTTGAAGACAGCCAAAAAACAAGATAAGCATTTTTTTGAAATGGGCCTATTTGCAGTTAACAAAAATTCTTCGCTCAAACTGAACGAAGCTCAACACACCCATTTCCTTTCCGTGATGTTTAATAACCAGTTTTCGTGAAGTCGTTTGTTTGTAAAAGAGCAAATGTTGTGCACTCCGCACAGAGAATATTGAACGTAAAGTTTTTTTGCAGTTACGAAGGCACTGAGGATACTCGACCAAATGTAATATAATCATACCAAATTTGTCCTTTAGGTTTTATTTTGATTAAGAGAGATTACATCAAGTATTACAAGCAATACCTACGTCAAAACGAGCTATGGTATTTGCTCTACTGTGTACATTTTCCtactcaagtgtattaaggcttgaccagcctaattattatgcatatttttatttgaagggaagGCATTTGTCCCGGACCTATGAAACTTAGCAGGCAGTTAGTTATCGGTAttgttataacttttccaaaatatcccgtaccacattcttgtcacgtgacccGAAATCAACTTAtaacagttatattttttactcaaaaatggggaacattcagctacattatatcaatcttgtttcttgattattcgatgACCCCTTCTAAGGGCTTTGTCATGCCGCCTTTTAATCATGTCCAcatgttaagagcaatgaacaattgaggaaaataggtcacgtgacatgataaacatccaaatatcttaaaaggtaaatacggagtaccacattaaaaggcggcattcgATACGCACAGTTGTACTAAACGTGTTaatgccaaacgttttcaaaattttgaagtataaatgttccccatttttgaataaaggatataaacgttataagttgttttagggtcacgtgaccaaaatgcgatgcaaaatattttggcgAATCAATAACAGCACCGATAAAAAACTTTCTGCTAAGTTTCATAGACATTGGACAAacgctttacttcaaataaaaatatgcatactaattagattggtcaagccttaatacacttgagtaGACCTAAAAAAAGTTGTCACAAAACACACATCGCCTacatgaaattaaattactCTTTCCATAATCTTATCAATCTTATCAAGAGTGAAAGTTTGATCTCCCTGTGCCGTTTTGTCGACAGCATTCGCATTGTTTCGTAAATGATAcgactttatttatttatttttattcacttATTAAGTATGAATACATACATGGTGGAATCAACAATAGGACATAGGTCCCCTACGAGGTTAGCCACCATTTTACCCTCCcgaccatgatacaccacagaagacagaccagaacaccgggaactacatgccctgctctttgcgacaagtgtgcgggttcttttacgtcccacaggattatgaacattgaagggttgtgagacgggacctccggcttatcgtccttatccgagaagactatggagtctaaccatttgcagatgtaattacaaaggcggcactttctcctcagttatttaaagaccctgagtgacgatccggccggagttgaactcaagacctcccgcgtgacagcccggtgctcaactaactgagccaccggtgggCGGTATAGAACCCGAAATGGCCGTCATTCTCTAATTTATAAATACTAGTTTGTACCGAAATCATATATACTAAACTTTTGGTTTAAATTATCACCTAGTATTAAACTAGTAAATAAAATTCGTAGTCTAACTCCCATCTACCGCTTTACAAAAGTCTCCGTCGTTCGTCTGTGATTTTAAGCCCACCGTCCATCCCTTtcgtattttatcttttctcgtGATGTAATGCGTTGCCTCTTTCAAAGCGGATATTACGCGAAGTAGCTTTGAAAAGATGATTAGAATGAATTACCTCGCTTGATCTAAAAGAACGTGTTGGAAAAGCGATGAATATGTGAAGCACATGTCccgagagggagggaggggggactGGGGGCTACATGTTCATGTCGGGTTCTATCTTTGCTTTATAATCTCTTTCTCAAAGAAGTGTAGTATATACGAATAAAGTATACTGACTAATACTAAGCTTACAGCGGTTAAGTGACTAATACTAAGCTTACAGCGGTTAAGAGATCAGAATGCGGTGATTTCGACTCAAgggtttttttccccttttttttaaCACATAACATTAATTATAATCTTCAATCCTTTGGTTAAAATGAAAGCAATTTATTCTTTGCTGTAAATGGAAACAATCCGCAGCCAAAATTCTTTAACCGGCCTGTCATTGATGGTTGAGATCAAGGCAATTCAGACAACCACGCGTAAATTCAAAACCTCTATCACTTTTTAGCCTCCAAAAAACCTCCCGCTTTTAATTGTGTAAACTACAATACTGCTTTTAAAAAACGATTCAAATTAAGAAATTATCATtgtaattgagaattttttcaccGACAAAGGAATTTTAAAGTCGATGACACTGAATAACAAAACTCAGGAAAAACTGTACATCTATTCAAAAATCTGAACTCGATGCTTAGCAAACTCGGTGACAATTACTTTACCATCACTAAGGACTGCTGTAGAAACTGGGACATTGAACTCTCCTGCCCTTATACCATATGCTCCAAATTGAGTTACAAACTCTCCGCTGAGTTTAAACACTTGCACTCGGTGATTCAATGCATCACAAACAAGCAGATGTCCTGCTCTGTCCACTGACAGGCAGCTAGGTTCATTGAACTCCCTGTCCCCATTCCCCTTCTTATCAAATTGATAAAGAAACTCTCCCTCCCTATTAAAAACTTTTATACATTGATCACCTCTGTCTGACACAATAAGATAGTTGTCATGTTGGATACAATGAAAGGGGCGGATGAAAGATCCTTCAGTACCGATACTGCGCAGAAACCGACCATCAAATGAAaagatttttattaatttgttaCCTTTATCACCAACCATAATGTTGCCATCGCTGTCAATCGACAGGCCATGAGGATTCCGTAGCTGGTGATCCCGGCTTCCTTTTCCTCCAAACTGATTAAGATAATGACCCTCATCACTAAACAGTTGAACTCGGTGGTTCCTAACGTCTGCCACTATAATCTTATTATCATGAAAAGCTATTCCAGCAGGAAGGTTAAACTCTCCCTGCTGATTACCCTTTTTACCAAACGATCTTAAGTGAGTTCCATTACTGGAAAATATCTGTACTCTGTGGTTACCAGACTCACTCACTGCAATCTCATCTTTGTCATTCACTGCTACCCCCCAAGGTTTAGAAAGCATTCCAGCATCCGAACCTTGTTCTCCAAAGGATAACACGGGTCTGAACTGCCTGCGTTTGACTTGAACCTCAAAAGGGCTGCCAGGAACATGTTCTCCGTTAACTTTTACGGATGCCTGACATGTTCCGATTTCTTTAGCAAAATAGTTAATCTTGTAAGTGCCATCTTTGTTATCTTGTATTTGAGGCTTGATCGCACTGTCACGGCAATCACGAGTTTTGATTTCCAATGTTACCCAATCACGTTCTTGGTAACATTGTTCTCTTTCGGTGTTCCTTGTTGTTACAACAATCTCAGCTTTAAGTCCAACAGTTCCTTCGCGGATTCCTTTTCCCTCGGCGCTCGAGTCTTTCGGGATAGTTTTGGTgataaaactttcaaaacagcCTATATGTTGGAATTTTAGATCATCAAACAACTTTGCTTTccctttaaagacaaaagccacgACATGTTCCATGTGGGAGTTACCTGAATCTTCTTCAGCTTTTTCCTGAACTATTTTGTCCCGAAATTCATGGGGCTGCATGATTTGAGCGTTTGTGCTTCGCTTTACAATCATTTcgattttttcaatttctgtttcttgcattttcacgtctttttcaatcTCGTGTCTTTGCTCTCCTAGAAGCTGCAACGATTCTCGCACTTTGTTTTCCACCTCATCAAAGATGAGATTCTTTTGCGCTTCAATGGCTGCAATGAAACTGTCGGCAAACTGCTGCACGTCGCTTTTCACTCTTGCTGCTTGTTCTTGAATTGAAACGCAGTTTTCATCAATTTTCGCAGTCCTAGTCATCTTCTCCTGCgctcttcgtttctttgatTCAATTGCTGCATTGACTATCGATTTCCGTTCCTTTGCGGCATCTTCCAAAACAATCTTGGCGTGACCTTCGTGATCTGTAAGAGCACAAGCGTTGCAAATGGCTATTTTGcacacctgacagaaaaactttagttttttcttctcgtgtttcccacaaagtgttggctgCTTTAAAATAGTCTCAAAGTCTTCGTCTCGAAAGTCTTTCAAAGCCATTACGTGGTGTTCTTTGTTGCTCCTTAGCCCGTCATGCAGAGGTAGGCAGTCAACACACCAGAACGAACAACAAGTGAAGCAGTACGCACATGCTCCGCTTGTTTTCTCGCAATTTCCACACTTTATGCCACTCGTATTGCACTCTGTGACAGGCAAAGCATCCAACAAACTGTTGACGCGAAAGTTTGTTGGAAAAGCGTTAAGATCGCCGTTTCCAGGGATCCTGAAGTTTTGCCTGCACTCTGGGCATGAAATAGTGTCTCGAATTCCGCTCGTTTGTTGAATCCTTTGCAGGCAATGAAGGCAAAAACTGTGTAAGCATGAGAGCTGCTTTGGATTAGTGAACCTGGTCTTACATACAGGACAACAAACGTGTTCGTGAATATTGTCTAGAAAGGTTTTGATATCCATCATAAACGAAGAGAAGTATGGATTTCCGTGTTGAACACGCCTTAATTAATATATAGCAAAACATCATCGTGACTTTGGATCATTGTTGTATGATTTCAGATctaaaccaatgaaaatgcCTGAAGACAAGTGTTTTAATATTCTGGTTTTCTTAGAAATTGACGTCATTAAACTGTAACGTTCTTAATAAGAATAATTTCTCAATGAAGCCTTTAATAATGAAGCTGCATGATGTTGGTTCCATTTCTCATGGGTGAAAATGTTTGCTACAAAGCACGGAAAGAGAGAACACAGTATAAAGAAGGCATGTCTTCATTTTTCAGCTTAGCAATATATATAATGCACGCCTTTCAAACCGGCACGGGTATTAAACAAAAATGAGGTTAATGTTCCGGAACAGTTTGTTCCCTCCTGCCGATCCTACCATGACGTTTTGCCCGCTTCTTTCGGTTTCTTTTCTGATTGCCTATCTAGTACGGCAAACTTGTGATGTG contains these protein-coding regions:
- the LOC137980895 gene encoding E3 ubiquitin-protein ligase TRIM71-like; translation: MMDIKTFLDNIHEHVCCPVCKTRFTNPKQLSCLHSFCLHCLQRIQQTSGIRDTISCPECRQNFRIPGNGDLNAFPTNFRVNSLLDALPVTECNTSGIKCGNCEKTSGACAYCFTCCSFWCVDCLPLHDGLRSNKEHHVMALKDFRDEDFETILKQPTLCGKHEKKKLKFFCQVCKIAICNACALTDHEGHAKIVLEDAAKERKSIVNAAIESKKRRAQEKMTRTAKIDENCVSIQEQAARVKSDVQQFADSFIAAIEAQKNLIFDEVENKVRESLQLLGEQRHEIEKDVKMQETEIEKIEMIVKRSTNAQIMQPHEFRDKIVQEKAEEDSGNSHMEHVVAFVFKGKAKLFDDLKFQHIGCFESFITKTIPKDSSAEGKGIREGTVGLKAEIVVTTRNTEREQCYQERDWVTLEIKTRDCRDSAIKPQIQDNKDGTYKINYFAKEIGTCQASVKVNGEHVPGSPFEVQVKRRQFRPVLSFGEQGSDAGMLSKPWGVAVNDKDEIAVSESGNHRVQIFSSNGTHLRSFGKKGNQQGEFNLPAGIAFHDNKIIVADVRNHRVQLFSDEGHYLNQFGGKGSRDHQLRNPHGLSIDSDGNIMVGDKGNKLIKIFSFDGRFLRSIGTEGSFIRPFHCIQHDNYLIVSDRGDQCIKVFNREGEFLYQFDKKGNGDREFNEPSCLSVDRAGHLLVCDALNHRVQVFKLSGEFVTQFGAYGIRAGEFNVPVSTAVLSDGKVIVTEFAKHRVQIFE